A section of the Malus sylvestris chromosome 17, drMalSylv7.2, whole genome shotgun sequence genome encodes:
- the LOC126611018 gene encoding protein C2-DOMAIN ABA-RELATED 4-like, translated as MENMMGLLRIHVQRGVNLAVRDMKSSDPYVVVKMGKQKLKTRVVKRNVNPEWDERLTLSVTEPNLPITLSVYDKDTFSFDDKMGDAEFDIALFIQVLRMRLEGLPDGTVITKVQPSRENCLAEESCIIWSNGKLVQNMILRLRNVECGEIELQLQWIDVPSSRGL; from the exons ATGGAGAACATGATGGGTCTGCTGAGAATTCACGTCCAAAGAGGAGTGAACCTTGCTGTTCGAGACATGAAAAGCAGTGATCCTTATGTTGTTGTTAAAATGGGCAAGCAG AAACTGAAAACTCGTGTGGTGAAGCGGAATGTGAATCCAGAATGGGATGAAAGATTGACACTTTCCGTTACAGAACCAAATCTTCCGATCACGCTTTCTGTGTACGATAAAGACACATTTAGTTTTGATGACAAAATGGGGGACGCAGAGTTTGATATTGCACTATTTATCCAAGTCCTGAGGATGCGATTGGAAGGCCTCCCAGATGGAACCGTAATTACGAAAGTACAACCAAGCAGGGAAAACTGCCTTGCTGAAGAGAGCTGCATCATCTGGTCCAACGGCAAACTCGTCCAAAACATGATCCTCAGACTCAGAAATGTGGAGTGTGGGGAGATTGAACTCCAGTTGCAGTGGATTGATGTTCCTAGTTCTAGGGGTCTGTAG
- the LOC126611019 gene encoding uncharacterized protein At4g22758-like: MLKRKVLERINLQKHKKTSTDATHTVKTNRFLITVNVLGSAGPIRFVVNEDDLVARVIDTALKSYAREGRLPVLGSDVKDFLLHCANAGSDALSPWETIGSRGGRNFVLSKKQKQVQNNNIAERKSEITAPKGTVSSWKAWLNKSFTFKISSH; this comes from the exons ATGCTGAAGAGGAAGGTTTTGGAGAGAATTAATTTACAGAAGCATAAGAAGACCAGTACTGATGCTACACATACTGTGAAGACGAACAGGTTTTTGATCACAGTTAATGTTCTTGGAAGCGCAGGACCGATAAGGTTTGTGGTGAACGAGGATGATCTTGTAGCTCGAGTCATCGACACTGCTCTTAAATCCTACGCCCGCGAAGGCCGGCTACCTGTTCTTGGTTCAGATGTCAAGGATTTCCTTCTACACTGTGCTAATGCAGGATCTGACG CTTTAAGTCCGTGGGAAACTATAGGATCTCGCGGGGGAAGGAACTTTGTGCTGTCCAAGAAGCAGAAGCAAGTGCAGAATAATAATATTGCTGAAAGAAAGTCGGAGATAACAGCTCCAAAGGGAACGGTGAGTAGCTGGAAGGCATGGCTTAACAAATCATTCACTTTCAAGATATCATCTCACTGA